In Onychostoma macrolepis isolate SWU-2019 chromosome 06, ASM1243209v1, whole genome shotgun sequence, one DNA window encodes the following:
- the gpd2 gene encoding glycerol-3-phosphate dehydrogenase, mitochondrial isoform X2 has product MAFRKAVKGTLIGGGAVATAFGLSQFFEYRKNQARLAYVEAQGELKVPFKDALPTREEQLSTLRNTEEFDVLVVGGGATGSGCALDAVARNLKTALVERSDFSSGTSSRSTKLIHGGVRYLQKAIMKLDYEQYMMVKEALHERANLLNIAPHLSAPLPIMLPVYKWWQLPYYWAGIKMYDLVAGSQCLKSSYVLSKSKALELFPMLKKDKLVGAIVYYDGQHNDARMNLAIALTAARHGAAIANYTEVVHLLKKPDPKTGQEKVCGAHCRDIITGKEFDVRAKCVINATGPFTDSLRKMDNQKTANICQPSAGVHIVIPGYYSPDNMGLLDPATSDGRVIFFLPWEKMTIAGTTDTPTEVTAHPIPVEDDINFILSEVRNYLSPDVEVRRGDVLAAWSGIRPLVTDPNSKDTQSICRNHIVNISDSGLITIAGGKWTTYRSMAEETLDAAIKAHNLSAGPSRTVGLMLDGGKDWTPTLYIRLVQDYGLENEVAQHLAATYGGRAFEVAKMAQVTGKRWPIVGKRLVSEFPYIESEVQYAVKEYACTAIDVISRRTRLGFLNVHAADEALPLIVEIMGKELQWTEQKKKEELEAAKKFLHLEMGYKARSEQLSKTTEISLTAPEIARYKKRFYKFDKESKGFITTVDVQQVLEKLSIQIDENALHEILNEVDLNKNGQVELDEFLQLMSAVQRGHISDSRLAILMKTAEEGLDLRGPVTVDRSGGGV; this is encoded by the exons ATGGCTTTCAGAAAGGCAGTGAAGGGAACCCTAATAGGGGGCGGAGCTGTAGCAACAGCCTTCGGCCTATCACAGTTCTTTGAATACAGGAAGAATCAG GCTCGGCTGGCATATGTTGAAGCGCAGGGTGAGCTAAAGGTGCCGTTTAAGGATGCTCTCCCAACAAGAGAGGAGCAGCTTTCAACACTGCGAAACACAGAGGAGTTTGATGTCTTGGTGGTGGGCGGCGGAGCCACGGGCTCGGGATGTGCCTTAGACGCTGTCGCACGGA ATCTGAAGACCGCCCTGGTAGAACGGAGCGATTTTTCATCGGGCACCAGCAGCAGAAGCACCAAGCTCATTCACGGCGGAGTCCGCTATCTGCAGAAAGCCATCATGAAACTAGATTATGAGCAG TACATGATGGTGAAAGAGGCCCTTCATGAACGTGCCAACCTGCTGAACATCGCTCCCCACCTGTCTGCCCCTTTACCTATAATGCTTCCTGTTTACAA GTGGTGGCAGCTGCCGTATTACTGGGCCGGCATTAAAATGTACGACCTGGTTGCCGGATCACAGTGTCTGAAGAGCAGCTACGTCCTGAGCAAGAGCAAAGCACTGGAGCTCTTCCCTATGCTGAAGAAAGACAAACTCGTGGGAGCCATTGTCTACTATGATG GACAGCACAATGACGCCCGTATGAATCTGGCCATCGCTCTTACAGCGGCCCGTCATGGTGCTGCTATTGCTAACTACACAGAGGTGGTTCATCTGCTAAAGAAACCAGACCCAAAAACAGGCCAAGAGAAAGTTTGTGGAGCCCACTGCCGAGACATAATCACAG GGAAGGAGTTTGACGTTCGTGCCAAATGTGTCATTAACGCTACCGGCCCCTTCACTGACTCACTACGCAAAATGGACAACCAGAAAACCGCCAACATCTGCCAGCCTAGTGCAGGAGTGCACATTGTCATCCCTGGATATTACAG CCCAGACAACATGGGGCTATTAGACCCCGCAACCAGTGATGGCCGTGTCATATTCTTCCTGCCCTGGGAGAAGATGACTATCGCCGGCACGACAGACACGCCCACTGAAGTCACAGCCCATCCCATCCCAGTGGAGGATGACATCAACTTTATCCTGAGCGAAGTACGCAATTACCTCAGCCCTGACGTAGAAG TGCGGCGAGGGGATGTCCTGGCGGCCTGGAGTGGCATTCGTCCGCTGGTCACCGACCCCAACTCCAAAGACACGCAGTCCATCTGTCGTAACCACATCGTCAACATCAGCGACAGCGGACTCATCACCATTGCTG GTGGGAAGTGGACAACCTATCGTTCTATGGCTGAGGAGACTCTTGACGCAGCTATAAAGGCTCATAACCTCTCAGCTGGTCCCAGCAGGACGGTCGGTCTGATGCTGGATGGTGGGAAGGACTGGACCCCCACCCTGTACATTCGCTTGGTTCAAGACTACGGCTTGGAAAACGAG GTTGCTCAGCACCTGGCAGCCACTTATGGAGGAAGAGCATTTGAAGTGGCCAAAATGGCCCAGGTGACAGGCAAGAGATGGCCTATAGTGGGGAAACGCCTCGTGTCTGAATTTCCCTACATAGAGAGTGAG GTGCAGTACGCTGTAAAGGAGTACGCATGTACAGCCATCGATGTGATTTCTCGCCGAACTCGACTGGGCTTTCTGAACGTGCATGCTGCAGACGAGGCTCTGCCACTTATCGTTGAGATCATGGGCAAAGAACTGCAGTGGACTgagcaaaaaaagaaa GAAGAGCTGGAGGCAGCAAAGAAGTTTCTGCACCTGGAGATGGGTTACAAAGCTCGCTCTGAGCAGCTCAGCAAGACAACAGAGATCTCACTCACTGCCCCAGAGATAGCAAG GTATAAGAAGCGTttttacaagtttgataagGAGAGCAAAGGCTTTATCACAACAGTGGATGTCCAGCAAGTGCTAGAG AAACTCAGCATTCAGATTGATGAGAACGCCCTTCATGAGATCCTCAACGAGGTGGACCTCAACAAAAACGGGCAGGTGGAACTGGATGAGTTCTTACAG CTCATGAGTGCAGTCCAGAGAGGCCACATCTCTGACAGTCGTCTGGCTATCCTGATGAAGACGGCCGAGGAGGGGTTGGATCTGAGAGGACCTGTCACGGTTGACCGCAGTGGAGGCGGTGTTTGA
- the gpd2 gene encoding glycerol-3-phosphate dehydrogenase, mitochondrial isoform X3 — MKLDYEQYMMVKEALHERANLLNIAPHLSAPLPIMLPVYKWWQLPYYWAGIKMYDLVAGSQCLKSSYVLSKSKALELFPMLKKDKLVGAIVYYDGQHNDARMNLAIALTAARHGAAIANYTEVVHLLKKPDPKTGQEKVCGAHCRDIITGKEFDVRAKCVINATGPFTDSLRKMDNQKTANICQPSAGVHIVIPGYYSPDNMGLLDPATSDGRVIFFLPWEKMTIAGTTDTPTEVTAHPIPVEDDINFILSEVRNYLSPDVEVRRGDVLAAWSGIRPLVTDPNSKDTQSICRNHIVNISDSGLITIAGGKWTTYRSMAEETLDAAIKAHNLSAGPSRTVGLMLDGGKDWTPTLYIRLVQDYGLENEVAQHLAATYGGRAFEVAKMAQVTGKRWPIVGKRLVSEFPYIESEVQYAVKEYACTAIDVISRRTRLGFLNVHAADEALPLIVEIMGKELQWTEQKKKEELEAAKKFLHLEMGYKARSEQLSKTTEISLTAPEIARYKKRFYKFDKESKGFITTVDVQQVLEKLSIQIDENALHEILNEVDLNKNGQVELDEFLQLMSAVQRGHISDSRLAILMKTAEEGLDLRGPVTVDRSGGGV, encoded by the exons ATGAAACTAGATTATGAGCAG TACATGATGGTGAAAGAGGCCCTTCATGAACGTGCCAACCTGCTGAACATCGCTCCCCACCTGTCTGCCCCTTTACCTATAATGCTTCCTGTTTACAA GTGGTGGCAGCTGCCGTATTACTGGGCCGGCATTAAAATGTACGACCTGGTTGCCGGATCACAGTGTCTGAAGAGCAGCTACGTCCTGAGCAAGAGCAAAGCACTGGAGCTCTTCCCTATGCTGAAGAAAGACAAACTCGTGGGAGCCATTGTCTACTATGATG GACAGCACAATGACGCCCGTATGAATCTGGCCATCGCTCTTACAGCGGCCCGTCATGGTGCTGCTATTGCTAACTACACAGAGGTGGTTCATCTGCTAAAGAAACCAGACCCAAAAACAGGCCAAGAGAAAGTTTGTGGAGCCCACTGCCGAGACATAATCACAG GGAAGGAGTTTGACGTTCGTGCCAAATGTGTCATTAACGCTACCGGCCCCTTCACTGACTCACTACGCAAAATGGACAACCAGAAAACCGCCAACATCTGCCAGCCTAGTGCAGGAGTGCACATTGTCATCCCTGGATATTACAG CCCAGACAACATGGGGCTATTAGACCCCGCAACCAGTGATGGCCGTGTCATATTCTTCCTGCCCTGGGAGAAGATGACTATCGCCGGCACGACAGACACGCCCACTGAAGTCACAGCCCATCCCATCCCAGTGGAGGATGACATCAACTTTATCCTGAGCGAAGTACGCAATTACCTCAGCCCTGACGTAGAAG TGCGGCGAGGGGATGTCCTGGCGGCCTGGAGTGGCATTCGTCCGCTGGTCACCGACCCCAACTCCAAAGACACGCAGTCCATCTGTCGTAACCACATCGTCAACATCAGCGACAGCGGACTCATCACCATTGCTG GTGGGAAGTGGACAACCTATCGTTCTATGGCTGAGGAGACTCTTGACGCAGCTATAAAGGCTCATAACCTCTCAGCTGGTCCCAGCAGGACGGTCGGTCTGATGCTGGATGGTGGGAAGGACTGGACCCCCACCCTGTACATTCGCTTGGTTCAAGACTACGGCTTGGAAAACGAG GTTGCTCAGCACCTGGCAGCCACTTATGGAGGAAGAGCATTTGAAGTGGCCAAAATGGCCCAGGTGACAGGCAAGAGATGGCCTATAGTGGGGAAACGCCTCGTGTCTGAATTTCCCTACATAGAGAGTGAG GTGCAGTACGCTGTAAAGGAGTACGCATGTACAGCCATCGATGTGATTTCTCGCCGAACTCGACTGGGCTTTCTGAACGTGCATGCTGCAGACGAGGCTCTGCCACTTATCGTTGAGATCATGGGCAAAGAACTGCAGTGGACTgagcaaaaaaagaaa GAAGAGCTGGAGGCAGCAAAGAAGTTTCTGCACCTGGAGATGGGTTACAAAGCTCGCTCTGAGCAGCTCAGCAAGACAACAGAGATCTCACTCACTGCCCCAGAGATAGCAAG GTATAAGAAGCGTttttacaagtttgataagGAGAGCAAAGGCTTTATCACAACAGTGGATGTCCAGCAAGTGCTAGAG AAACTCAGCATTCAGATTGATGAGAACGCCCTTCATGAGATCCTCAACGAGGTGGACCTCAACAAAAACGGGCAGGTGGAACTGGATGAGTTCTTACAG CTCATGAGTGCAGTCCAGAGAGGCCACATCTCTGACAGTCGTCTGGCTATCCTGATGAAGACGGCCGAGGAGGGGTTGGATCTGAGAGGACCTGTCACGGTTGACCGCAGTGGAGGCGGTGTTTGA
- the gpd2 gene encoding glycerol-3-phosphate dehydrogenase, mitochondrial isoform X1: MNTLQDFIGCIAASQSDHLHVTFASHVKCFTDTNFCSDVSPFICLFIPRVISMQPKWARLAYVEAQGELKVPFKDALPTREEQLSTLRNTEEFDVLVVGGGATGSGCALDAVARNLKTALVERSDFSSGTSSRSTKLIHGGVRYLQKAIMKLDYEQYMMVKEALHERANLLNIAPHLSAPLPIMLPVYKWWQLPYYWAGIKMYDLVAGSQCLKSSYVLSKSKALELFPMLKKDKLVGAIVYYDGQHNDARMNLAIALTAARHGAAIANYTEVVHLLKKPDPKTGQEKVCGAHCRDIITGKEFDVRAKCVINATGPFTDSLRKMDNQKTANICQPSAGVHIVIPGYYSPDNMGLLDPATSDGRVIFFLPWEKMTIAGTTDTPTEVTAHPIPVEDDINFILSEVRNYLSPDVEVRRGDVLAAWSGIRPLVTDPNSKDTQSICRNHIVNISDSGLITIAGGKWTTYRSMAEETLDAAIKAHNLSAGPSRTVGLMLDGGKDWTPTLYIRLVQDYGLENEVAQHLAATYGGRAFEVAKMAQVTGKRWPIVGKRLVSEFPYIESEVQYAVKEYACTAIDVISRRTRLGFLNVHAADEALPLIVEIMGKELQWTEQKKKEELEAAKKFLHLEMGYKARSEQLSKTTEISLTAPEIARYKKRFYKFDKESKGFITTVDVQQVLEKLSIQIDENALHEILNEVDLNKNGQVELDEFLQLMSAVQRGHISDSRLAILMKTAEEGLDLRGPVTVDRSGGGV, encoded by the exons ATGAACACTCTGCAAGACTTCATTGGATGTATTGCAGCGAGTCAATCAGATCACCTTCACGTCACATTTGCATCCCATGTTAAGTGTTTCACTGACACAAACTTTTGTTCTGATGTTTctccatttatttgtttatttatcccTCGTGTCATCTCAATGCAGCCTAAATGG GCTCGGCTGGCATATGTTGAAGCGCAGGGTGAGCTAAAGGTGCCGTTTAAGGATGCTCTCCCAACAAGAGAGGAGCAGCTTTCAACACTGCGAAACACAGAGGAGTTTGATGTCTTGGTGGTGGGCGGCGGAGCCACGGGCTCGGGATGTGCCTTAGACGCTGTCGCACGGA ATCTGAAGACCGCCCTGGTAGAACGGAGCGATTTTTCATCGGGCACCAGCAGCAGAAGCACCAAGCTCATTCACGGCGGAGTCCGCTATCTGCAGAAAGCCATCATGAAACTAGATTATGAGCAG TACATGATGGTGAAAGAGGCCCTTCATGAACGTGCCAACCTGCTGAACATCGCTCCCCACCTGTCTGCCCCTTTACCTATAATGCTTCCTGTTTACAA GTGGTGGCAGCTGCCGTATTACTGGGCCGGCATTAAAATGTACGACCTGGTTGCCGGATCACAGTGTCTGAAGAGCAGCTACGTCCTGAGCAAGAGCAAAGCACTGGAGCTCTTCCCTATGCTGAAGAAAGACAAACTCGTGGGAGCCATTGTCTACTATGATG GACAGCACAATGACGCCCGTATGAATCTGGCCATCGCTCTTACAGCGGCCCGTCATGGTGCTGCTATTGCTAACTACACAGAGGTGGTTCATCTGCTAAAGAAACCAGACCCAAAAACAGGCCAAGAGAAAGTTTGTGGAGCCCACTGCCGAGACATAATCACAG GGAAGGAGTTTGACGTTCGTGCCAAATGTGTCATTAACGCTACCGGCCCCTTCACTGACTCACTACGCAAAATGGACAACCAGAAAACCGCCAACATCTGCCAGCCTAGTGCAGGAGTGCACATTGTCATCCCTGGATATTACAG CCCAGACAACATGGGGCTATTAGACCCCGCAACCAGTGATGGCCGTGTCATATTCTTCCTGCCCTGGGAGAAGATGACTATCGCCGGCACGACAGACACGCCCACTGAAGTCACAGCCCATCCCATCCCAGTGGAGGATGACATCAACTTTATCCTGAGCGAAGTACGCAATTACCTCAGCCCTGACGTAGAAG TGCGGCGAGGGGATGTCCTGGCGGCCTGGAGTGGCATTCGTCCGCTGGTCACCGACCCCAACTCCAAAGACACGCAGTCCATCTGTCGTAACCACATCGTCAACATCAGCGACAGCGGACTCATCACCATTGCTG GTGGGAAGTGGACAACCTATCGTTCTATGGCTGAGGAGACTCTTGACGCAGCTATAAAGGCTCATAACCTCTCAGCTGGTCCCAGCAGGACGGTCGGTCTGATGCTGGATGGTGGGAAGGACTGGACCCCCACCCTGTACATTCGCTTGGTTCAAGACTACGGCTTGGAAAACGAG GTTGCTCAGCACCTGGCAGCCACTTATGGAGGAAGAGCATTTGAAGTGGCCAAAATGGCCCAGGTGACAGGCAAGAGATGGCCTATAGTGGGGAAACGCCTCGTGTCTGAATTTCCCTACATAGAGAGTGAG GTGCAGTACGCTGTAAAGGAGTACGCATGTACAGCCATCGATGTGATTTCTCGCCGAACTCGACTGGGCTTTCTGAACGTGCATGCTGCAGACGAGGCTCTGCCACTTATCGTTGAGATCATGGGCAAAGAACTGCAGTGGACTgagcaaaaaaagaaa GAAGAGCTGGAGGCAGCAAAGAAGTTTCTGCACCTGGAGATGGGTTACAAAGCTCGCTCTGAGCAGCTCAGCAAGACAACAGAGATCTCACTCACTGCCCCAGAGATAGCAAG GTATAAGAAGCGTttttacaagtttgataagGAGAGCAAAGGCTTTATCACAACAGTGGATGTCCAGCAAGTGCTAGAG AAACTCAGCATTCAGATTGATGAGAACGCCCTTCATGAGATCCTCAACGAGGTGGACCTCAACAAAAACGGGCAGGTGGAACTGGATGAGTTCTTACAG CTCATGAGTGCAGTCCAGAGAGGCCACATCTCTGACAGTCGTCTGGCTATCCTGATGAAGACGGCCGAGGAGGGGTTGGATCTGAGAGGACCTGTCACGGTTGACCGCAGTGGAGGCGGTGTTTGA
- the nr4a2b gene encoding nuclear receptor subfamily 4 group A member 2b, translated as MPCVQAQYGTSPPGASPASQSYSYNTTGEYNCDFLTPEFVKFSMDLTNAEIAVTSSLPSFSTFVDTYSSSYDVKPPCLYQMSHSGDQLSIKVEEIPAHSYHHQQQQHHHHQPHQAEESLPHTGPIYYKPSSPNISQSPSFPAPPHHTWEDSGSLHSFHQNYLATSHMIDQQRKNAMSRLFSFKQSPVDTPMSSCQMRFDGSLHVSMGPDTPGAHRALDSFALPAPPRKQHAVGLSHSLNVGHPLLESPVASPPARGSPSSEGLCAVCGDNAACQHYGVRTCEGCKGFFKRTVQKNAKYVCLANKNCPVDKRRRNRCQYCRFQKCLVVGMVKEVVRTASLKGRRGRLPSKPKSPQEIPVSMTPVNLLNALVRAHIDSNPSMARLDYSKFQASPEYHRGGDESLHIQQFYDLLTASMSIIRGWAEKIPGFTDLPKCDQELLFESAFLELFVLRLAYRSNLAEDKLIFCNGVVLHKLQCVRGFGEWIDSIVEFSSNLQNMSIDVSAFSCISALTIVTERHGLKEPKKTEELQNKLINCLKDQVSCSGELSKLLEKLPEVRALCTQGLQRIFYLKLEDLVPTPAIIDKLFHDTLPF; from the exons ATGCCCTGCGTCCAGGCTCAGTATGGGACATCACCTCCAGGAGCCAGCCCTGCATCTCAGAGTTACAGCTACAACACCACGGGAGAGTACAACTGCGACTTCCTAACACCGGAGTTTGTCAAGTTTAGCATGGACCTGACTAACGCAGAAATAGCTGTCACTTCCTCGCTCCCCAGTTTCAGCACCTTTGTGGACACCTACAGTTCCAGCTACGACGTGAAGCCTCCCTGCCTCTACCAAATGTCCCACTCTGGGGATCAGCTGTCCATCAAGGTGGAGGAGATACCCGCACACAGCTACcatcatcagcagcagcagcatcatcatcatcagcccCACCAGGCTGAGGAGAGCCTACCCCATACCGGACCTATATACTATAAACCATCCTCCCCAAACATCTCCCAGTCACCCAGTTTCCCGGCGCCTCCACACCACACGTGGGAAGACAGCGGGTCCCTTCACAGTTTTCATCAGAACTACCTGGCGACTTCACACATGATAGACCAGCAGCGGAAAAACGCGATGTCTCGGTTGTTCTCGTTCAAGCAGTCTCCTGTGGACACGCCGATGTCAAGCTGCCAGATGCGCTTCGATGGATCTCTGCACGTGTCCATGGGCCCGGACACCCCGGGTGCGCACCGTGCACTGGACAGTTTTGCTTTACCGGCACCTCCGAGGAAACAGCACGCTGTGGGTTTATCCCATTCGCTTAACGTCGGACACCCTTTACTGGAAAGCCCGGTGGCCTCACCCCCGGCTAGAGGATCTCCATCCAGCGAGGGTTTGTGCGCTGTGTGCGGGGACAATGCAGCCTGCCAGCACTACGGGGTGCGCACATGCGAGGGGTGCAAAGGATTCTTCAAG CGCACGGTGCAGAAAAACGCCAAATACGTTTGTCTGGCAAACAAAAACTGTCCTGTGGATAAAAGACGGCGAAATCGATGCCAGTATTGCCGTTTTCAAAAGTGCCTGGTCGTAGGGATGGTGAAGGAAG ttgtAAGAACAGCCAGTTTAAAAGGTCGAAGAGGTCGACTCCCCTCCAAACCTAAAAGTCCGCAGGAAATCCCGGTCTCTATGACACCCGTCAATCTCCTGAACGCCCTAGTGAGAGCGCACATAGACTCCAACCCCTCCATGGCCCGCCTGGACTACTCTAAG TTTCAGGCGAGTCCAGAGTATCATAGAGGAGGAGATGAATCTCTGCACATTCAGCAGTTTTACGATCTTCTCACTGCTTCAATGAGCATCATTCGCGGATGGGCAGAAAAAATCCCCGGCTTTACTGACCTGCCCAAATGCGACCAGGAACTGCTTTTCGAATCAGCCTTCCTTGAACTTTTTGTGCTGCGGCTGGCTTACAG ATCTAACCTGGCAGAGGACAAACTTATTTTCTGCAATGGAGTGGTTTTACACAAGTTGCAGTGCGTGCGTGGCTTTGGGGAGTGGATCGACTCTATCGTCGAGTTTTCTTCCAACCTTCAGAACATGAGCATAGACGTCTCTGCCTTCTCCTGCATATCTGCTCTCACCATAGTTACAG AGAGACACGGACTAAAAGAGCCCAAGAAAACAGAGGAACTTCAAAACAAGCTCATAAACTGTCTGAAGGATCAGGTGTCCTGCAGTGGAGAATTGTCTAAACTGTTGGAGAAGCTGCCGGAGGTGCGCGCTCTGTGCACGCAGGGACTGCAGCGCATCTTTTACTTGAAACTGGAGGATTTGGTTCCCACGCCTGCGATCATTGACAAACTCTTTCACGATACCTTACCTTTCTGA